From Natrinema amylolyticum, the proteins below share one genomic window:
- a CDS encoding aldo/keto reductase has protein sequence MSSNSITNESDTFEIGDSTVHRLGFGAMRITGEDIIGEPEDEETAREVVQHAVDCGIDLIDTADSYGPAVSERLIGEAIGDPDDVLVATKAGLLRNRDGDWIPHGDPDYIRNQVLTSLDRLQTDTIDLYQFHRPDDEDTPFEDSIAAFAELQDEGVVDEVGVSNVSPELLDQAREQVEIATVQNRYNLNDRGSREVLEICTENDIGFIPWAPIDGDDLAEHGDLLDEIGENHDATRRQVGLAWLLERSDVMLPIPGTSDPDHLESNVAASQLSLSDDEVQRLTEAAD, from the coding sequence GTGAGCAGCAACTCGATCACAAACGAGAGCGACACGTTCGAGATCGGCGATTCGACCGTCCACCGGCTGGGTTTCGGTGCGATGCGGATCACCGGTGAGGACATCATCGGCGAGCCCGAGGACGAAGAGACCGCACGCGAGGTCGTCCAGCACGCGGTCGACTGCGGCATCGACCTCATCGACACGGCCGACTCCTACGGCCCCGCAGTGAGCGAGCGACTCATCGGCGAGGCGATCGGCGATCCCGACGACGTACTCGTCGCGACCAAGGCCGGCCTGCTGCGCAATCGCGACGGCGACTGGATCCCCCACGGCGATCCGGACTACATTCGCAATCAGGTCCTGACCTCGCTCGACCGGCTCCAGACGGACACCATCGACCTCTACCAGTTCCACCGACCCGACGACGAGGATACCCCCTTCGAGGATTCCATCGCGGCCTTCGCGGAACTCCAGGACGAGGGCGTCGTCGACGAGGTCGGCGTCAGTAATGTCTCCCCCGAACTCCTCGACCAGGCCCGCGAACAGGTCGAGATCGCGACCGTTCAGAACCGGTACAACCTGAACGACCGCGGGAGCAGAGAGGTACTCGAGATTTGTACGGAGAACGATATCGGCTTCATCCCGTGGGCCCCGATCGACGGCGATGATCTGGCCGAACACGGCGACCTCCTCGACGAGATCGGCGAGAATCACGATGCGACGCGACGACAGGTCGGACTGGCCTGGCTCCTCGAGCGGTCCGACGTCATGCTTCCCATCCCCGGCACGTCCGACCCCGACCACCTCGAGTCGAACGTCGCGGCCTCGCAGCTCTCGCTGTCCGACGACGAGGTCCAGCGACTGACCGAGGCCGCCGACTAG
- a CDS encoding DUF5790 family protein, translating into MSQATLGDDEELFGEAANEMREDVESSLEDAWAALPDADDIWETDADNVLGALNGLNSALEAGDAEEDLRDAKKWFTMGQRADAFDDAADLEEEIEALEEAITDISAAGEQVGELTSTIPALRGTLQDAGPADDADDDAEADTDAADEDENEDEAEE; encoded by the coding sequence ATGAGCCAAGCTACGCTCGGCGACGACGAGGAACTGTTCGGGGAAGCGGCCAACGAGATGCGCGAGGACGTCGAATCCTCGCTCGAAGACGCTTGGGCGGCGCTTCCGGACGCCGACGACATCTGGGAGACCGACGCCGACAACGTGCTGGGCGCGCTCAACGGACTCAACTCGGCGCTCGAGGCCGGCGACGCCGAGGAGGACCTCCGCGACGCGAAGAAGTGGTTCACGATGGGGCAGCGCGCCGATGCCTTCGACGACGCCGCCGACCTCGAGGAAGAGATCGAAGCCCTCGAGGAGGCAATTACGGACATTTCGGCGGCCGGCGAACAGGTCGGCGAACTCACTTCGACGATTCCGGCGCTTCGCGGAACGCTTCAGGACGCTGGTCCCGCGGATGACGCGGACGACGACGCCGAAGCCGATACCGACGCCGCGGACGAGGATGAGAACGAAGACGAAGCCGAGGAGTAG
- a CDS encoding TIGR00341 family protein, which yields MRLLQIAVPIGKRDAVETMLETADVEYFLTEETSRRDYSALVFVPTGPEDVESIVDELRELGVQREGYVTISKLEAVLSDEFERRQSEQSTPAADDDETGGRIAREELRARAAEVAPATPNYVLFTVVSTVIATAGLLMNSAAVVVGSMVIAPLIGPAIAASVGSTLDDDELFRTSVKSQFLGLVVAVASAAIFAGLVRVTVYPELQIQLIEQVAERVNPGALALVVALGAGVAGAISLTSTTSVALVGVAIAVALIPPAATVGLGIAYGDVTAAVSAGILVCINVLSINVASLGTLWVQGYRPEHWFAERTARRAVIRRAALLVVAVLVLSSTLAVTTVNLSNNAEFERTVSDIAADTDARVLSVEVAYRTDLFLRQPTTVTVRTVGGAGGTAVDLRDRIRAETRRDVDVVVIREDGDISTARQRQSAVPVQLPSDNLDPRGSVFH from the coding sequence ATGCGTCTCTTACAGATCGCCGTCCCCATCGGCAAGCGAGACGCCGTCGAAACGATGCTCGAGACGGCGGACGTCGAGTATTTTCTCACCGAGGAGACGTCGCGTCGGGACTATAGCGCGCTCGTGTTCGTTCCGACGGGTCCCGAGGACGTCGAATCGATCGTCGACGAACTCCGGGAGCTCGGCGTCCAACGGGAGGGGTACGTGACGATCAGCAAGCTCGAGGCGGTTCTCTCCGACGAGTTCGAGCGACGGCAGAGCGAGCAATCGACACCGGCGGCGGACGACGACGAGACCGGCGGGCGGATCGCGCGGGAGGAACTCCGGGCTCGAGCCGCCGAAGTCGCGCCGGCGACTCCCAACTACGTCCTGTTCACGGTCGTGAGTACCGTCATCGCGACGGCGGGGCTGTTGATGAACAGCGCGGCGGTGGTCGTCGGGTCGATGGTGATCGCGCCCCTCATCGGGCCGGCCATCGCGGCCAGCGTCGGCAGCACTCTCGACGACGACGAGCTGTTCCGAACCAGCGTCAAATCACAGTTTCTCGGATTAGTCGTCGCAGTCGCGAGCGCCGCCATCTTCGCGGGGCTCGTCCGCGTGACGGTCTATCCGGAACTCCAGATCCAACTCATCGAACAGGTGGCCGAGCGAGTCAACCCCGGTGCGCTCGCGCTGGTCGTCGCGCTCGGGGCCGGTGTGGCCGGGGCGATCTCGTTGACGTCGACGACGAGCGTCGCACTCGTCGGCGTCGCGATCGCGGTCGCCCTCATTCCGCCGGCCGCGACGGTCGGACTCGGGATCGCCTACGGGGACGTCACCGCCGCGGTGAGCGCCGGGATTCTCGTCTGTATCAACGTCCTGTCGATCAACGTGGCGAGTCTCGGAACGCTCTGGGTGCAAGGCTACCGGCCGGAGCACTGGTTCGCCGAGCGGACCGCCCGGCGCGCCGTCATCCGCCGAGCGGCACTGCTCGTCGTCGCCGTGCTCGTGCTGTCCTCGACGCTCGCAGTGACGACGGTCAATCTCTCGAACAACGCCGAGTTCGAACGGACAGTCTCCGATATCGCGGCCGATACCGACGCCCGCGTCCTCTCGGTCGAAGTCGCCTATCGAACCGACCTCTTCCTCCGTCAGCCGACGACGGTGACGGTCCGTACCGTCGGTGGAGCAGGGGGAACGGCAGTGGACCTTCGAGACCGCATTCGCGCCGAAACGCGGCGCGACGTCGACGTGGTCGTAATTCGCGAAGACGGCGATATCTCGACGGCACGGCAGCGTCAGTCGGCGGTTCCCGTCCAATTACCGTCGGATAATCTCGACCCGCGAGGATCCGTTTTCCACTGA
- a CDS encoding ABC transporter ATP-binding protein — protein sequence MSTAEPDEDDPFEEQREEVENPMKRLFLEYGSNYTGAAVIGVIASFFARILDLLPALMLGVAIDAVIRQDIPYAEAFPVGGGLVAPYVPDGRIEQFWLTIGIIAGAFLLSAVFHWTRNWGFNTFAQNVQHDIRTDTYDEMQRLDMGFFADKQTGEMMSILSNDVNRLEKFLNDGMNSLFRLLVMVLGIGGLLVAINWQLALVALLPVPLIAVFTYLFIRTIQPKYAEVRSTVGKVNSRLENNLGGIQVIKSSTTESYESDRVEDVSREYFDANWGAIRTRIKFFPGLRVLAGIGFVITFLVGGLWVIAGPPGPFSGQLSTGMFVVFILYTQRFIWPMAQFGQIINMYQRARASSARIFGLMDEPNRVGEEPDAPDLEVTEGRVEYDDVTFGYDEETILEDIDFTVEGGETLALVGPTGAGKSTVLKLLLRMYDVDEGEIRVDGQRIRDVTLRSLRESLGYVSQDTFLFYGSVEENITYGTFDADREDVIEAAKMAEAHEFIRNLPEGYDTEVGERGVKLSGGQRQRISIARAILKDPDILVLDEATSDVDTETEMLIQRSIDELAEDRTTFAIAHRLSTIKDADQVLVLEGGEIVERGTHDELLANGGLYSHLWGVQAGEIDELPEEFIERAQRRQARTEVGDDD from the coding sequence ATGAGTACCGCCGAGCCGGACGAAGACGATCCGTTCGAGGAGCAGCGCGAAGAGGTCGAGAATCCGATGAAGCGACTGTTCCTCGAGTACGGCTCGAACTACACGGGTGCCGCGGTCATCGGCGTCATCGCGAGCTTCTTCGCCCGAATCCTGGACCTGCTCCCCGCGCTCATGCTGGGAGTCGCGATCGACGCCGTGATCCGCCAGGACATCCCCTACGCCGAAGCGTTCCCAGTCGGCGGCGGTCTCGTCGCCCCGTACGTCCCCGACGGTCGAATAGAGCAGTTCTGGCTGACGATCGGGATCATCGCCGGCGCGTTTCTCCTCTCGGCGGTCTTCCACTGGACCCGAAACTGGGGGTTCAACACCTTCGCCCAGAACGTCCAGCACGACATCCGGACCGACACCTACGACGAGATGCAGCGCCTGGACATGGGCTTTTTCGCCGACAAGCAGACCGGCGAGATGATGTCGATCCTCTCGAACGACGTCAACCGCCTCGAGAAGTTCTTGAACGACGGGATGAACTCCCTCTTCCGGCTGCTCGTGATGGTGCTCGGCATCGGCGGCCTCCTGGTCGCGATCAACTGGCAGCTCGCGTTGGTCGCGCTGCTCCCGGTGCCGTTGATCGCGGTCTTCACCTACCTGTTCATCCGGACCATCCAGCCCAAGTACGCCGAGGTGCGCTCGACGGTCGGGAAGGTCAACTCCCGCCTCGAGAACAACCTCGGGGGCATTCAGGTCATCAAGTCCAGTACGACCGAGTCCTACGAGTCCGATCGCGTCGAGGACGTCTCTCGAGAGTACTTCGACGCGAACTGGGGGGCGATTCGGACGCGAATCAAGTTCTTCCCCGGCCTGCGCGTCCTCGCGGGGATCGGCTTCGTTATCACCTTCCTCGTCGGCGGACTCTGGGTCATCGCGGGACCGCCGGGCCCGTTCTCGGGCCAACTCAGCACCGGGATGTTCGTCGTCTTCATCCTCTACACGCAGCGATTCATCTGGCCCATGGCCCAGTTCGGACAGATCATCAATATGTATCAGCGGGCTCGCGCCTCCAGCGCCCGCATCTTCGGGCTGATGGACGAACCTAACCGGGTCGGCGAGGAGCCCGACGCTCCCGACCTCGAGGTGACCGAGGGCCGCGTCGAATACGACGACGTGACGTTCGGCTACGACGAGGAGACGATCCTCGAGGACATCGACTTCACCGTCGAGGGCGGCGAGACGCTCGCGCTGGTCGGCCCCACCGGGGCCGGCAAGTCGACGGTCCTCAAGCTCCTCTTGCGGATGTACGACGTCGACGAGGGCGAGATCCGCGTCGACGGCCAGCGGATCCGGGACGTGACCCTCCGGAGCCTGCGCGAATCGCTGGGCTACGTCAGTCAGGACACCTTCCTCTTCTACGGCAGCGTCGAGGAGAACATCACGTACGGTACCTTCGACGCCGACCGCGAGGACGTCATCGAGGCCGCGAAGATGGCCGAAGCCCACGAGTTCATCCGAAATCTCCCCGAGGGCTACGATACCGAGGTCGGCGAACGGGGCGTCAAGCTCTCGGGCGGTCAGCGCCAGCGGATCTCCATCGCCCGCGCGATCCTCAAGGATCCCGATATCCTCGTCCTGGACGAGGCGACCAGCGACGTCGACACGGAGACCGAGATGCTCATCCAGCGCTCGATCGACGAACTCGCCGAGGATCGAACCACGTTCGCCATCGCCCACCGACTCTCGACGATCAAGGACGCCGATCAGGTCCTCGTCCTCGAGGGCGGCGAGATCGTCGAACGCGGCACTCACGACGAGTTGCTCGCGAACGGCGGCCTCTACTCCCACCTCTGGGGCGTCCAGGCTGGCGAAATCGACGAGCTTCCCGAGGAGTTCATCGAACGCGCCCAGCGCAGACAGGCGCGGACCGAAGTCGGCGACGACGACTGA
- a CDS encoding DUF7344 domain-containing protein, producing the protein MAALTSSQEARELDADTILELLANRRRRYLLYALRGQEDPIELSTLAETVAGWEHDVPPDEVAKNEYKSVYVSSVQCHVPKLDDAGVVDHNEDNHTVVLADNFEQLEPYLQIVVEDEPENSTLHAALQTESGDGLLGQIRENVARLKQ; encoded by the coding sequence ATGGCAGCCCTTACCTCGAGTCAGGAGGCGCGAGAACTCGACGCCGACACCATCCTCGAGTTGCTGGCGAACCGCCGCCGGCGGTACCTCCTCTACGCGTTGCGCGGTCAGGAAGACCCCATCGAACTCTCGACGCTGGCGGAGACGGTTGCGGGCTGGGAACACGACGTTCCGCCGGACGAAGTCGCGAAAAACGAATACAAGAGCGTCTACGTCTCGTCGGTCCAGTGCCACGTCCCGAAACTGGACGACGCCGGCGTCGTCGACCACAACGAGGACAACCACACCGTCGTCCTCGCGGACAACTTCGAGCAGCTCGAGCCGTACCTCCAGATCGTCGTCGAGGACGAACCGGAGAATTCGACGCTGCACGCCGCTCTCCAGACGGAATCCGGAGACGGACTCCTCGGCCAGATCCGAGAGAACGTCGCGCGACTCAAACAGTGA
- a CDS encoding phosphatase PAP2 family protein: MNRGAGVLEAVRELVPEWGAALAAAVTQLGDGWLLLVLGIGASWAVAWRRTVHRGRQFGTDRPARRPDGAWILAVIVGGLAVMTALKHLFALPRPELATLEPAVLPSSARPQYRSIASAGGYGFPSGHAVGATVTYGLFALVLEAGTRRLRLAVAAVIVAAVCLTRLVLGVHYPLDVVAGVIVGGWYLAVAWRLLERSPFDRTLTAFALALGLAGAAMVASGRADSAVAYAALAAGALAGWTLENATSPFEPTAAERRRVDRPALLAAFVPLAIVGVGVSNGPPKLVASAALLGLLSILPALVLPRVTTDDPTAR; encoded by the coding sequence ATGAACCGCGGCGCCGGCGTTCTCGAGGCCGTTCGCGAACTCGTCCCGGAGTGGGGTGCGGCCCTCGCCGCGGCCGTGACCCAGCTCGGCGACGGCTGGCTGCTGCTCGTACTCGGGATCGGCGCGTCGTGGGCGGTCGCGTGGCGACGGACGGTCCACCGCGGCCGGCAGTTCGGGACCGATCGTCCCGCTCGGCGGCCGGACGGGGCCTGGATCCTCGCCGTCATCGTCGGCGGGCTGGCGGTGATGACGGCGTTGAAACATCTCTTCGCGTTACCGCGCCCCGAGCTCGCGACGCTCGAGCCGGCCGTCCTCCCGTCGTCGGCTCGGCCGCAGTACCGCTCGATCGCGAGCGCTGGCGGCTACGGGTTTCCGAGCGGCCACGCGGTCGGTGCGACCGTCACTTACGGCCTGTTCGCGCTGGTGCTCGAGGCGGGAACGCGGCGGCTCCGCCTCGCGGTCGCCGCGGTGATCGTCGCCGCCGTCTGTCTCACCCGGCTCGTCCTCGGCGTACACTACCCGCTCGACGTCGTCGCGGGGGTCATCGTCGGCGGCTGGTACCTCGCCGTCGCGTGGCGGCTCCTCGAGCGGTCGCCGTTCGACCGGACGCTCACCGCGTTCGCGCTCGCACTGGGACTCGCCGGCGCGGCGATGGTCGCAAGCGGGCGCGCGGACAGCGCCGTGGCGTACGCGGCGCTCGCGGCCGGCGCGCTCGCGGGCTGGACGCTCGAGAACGCAACGTCGCCGTTCGAGCCGACGGCCGCCGAACGACGTCGAGTAGACCGGCCGGCGCTGCTGGCCGCGTTCGTCCCCCTCGCTATCGTCGGCGTCGGCGTCTCGAACGGGCCGCCGAAACTGGTCGCCTCGGCCGCCCTTCTCGGTCTCCTGTCGATACTGCCGGCGCTCGTATTGCCGCGCGTGACGACGGACGATCCGACGGCGCGCTGA
- a CDS encoding PQQ-binding-like beta-propeller repeat protein: MGDDRSAVTRRRLLTTGTVASLGGVAGCSGLLDSDGESETPGETETAAASEYSGPLQVNGIERIDDGGGRTVRVAVTIENTDEEAHRADLVVALSHTEAEGAIDRDRPVLLAAGLEREVVLSFRPQFFGENGLDRPESGEFRFDGTFENDEVLEAYPGLVTPSERSAIDGGNAWPSVAYDPGTTAHNPGTEGPRSEPTAAWTESAVEYAYDASGPVVADGTVVAGRSVRALSVDDGGEQWVHEGPPRTSPLAVGDGAVAFGTPEDVRALEAGSGEVRWTVSSDGDIWHGGPTVADGQVYATNGQLHAIDAAAGEVRWTADVGGPLAGPPPVSDGVVVAGGDPLRAIDAETGTVRWSVSGGEPVAAAAIAHDTVFALTPSQLVALDLAEGRTRWFAPGPFHGERIAVGNGSVYAQRANDYRTVSIDAANGNAEWVSGATDGVLGPLSVSDGVLVVTSEQGTLYGFDTETGETLWAMSVPSGVPGSLSVADGVAYFNEPNGPLRALSGGD; the protein is encoded by the coding sequence ATGGGTGATGATCGATCAGCGGTGACGCGTCGCCGGCTCCTGACGACCGGGACCGTCGCCTCGCTGGGGGGAGTGGCGGGTTGTTCGGGGCTGCTCGACTCCGACGGGGAGTCAGAGACGCCCGGTGAGACCGAGACGGCCGCGGCGTCCGAATACAGCGGGCCGTTGCAGGTGAACGGGATCGAACGGATCGACGACGGCGGTGGACGGACAGTTAGAGTCGCCGTAACGATCGAAAACACCGACGAAGAGGCTCACCGGGCCGACCTCGTCGTCGCATTGTCTCACACGGAGGCCGAGGGGGCGATCGACCGCGATCGGCCCGTGTTGTTGGCGGCCGGACTCGAGCGGGAGGTCGTCCTCTCGTTCCGGCCGCAGTTCTTCGGGGAGAACGGTCTCGACCGCCCGGAGAGCGGCGAGTTTCGATTCGACGGGACCTTCGAGAACGACGAGGTCCTCGAGGCGTATCCGGGACTCGTGACGCCGTCGGAGCGGTCCGCTATCGATGGCGGGAACGCGTGGCCCAGTGTCGCGTACGATCCGGGCACGACGGCCCACAATCCGGGGACGGAGGGGCCTCGCTCCGAGCCGACGGCGGCCTGGACCGAGTCGGCGGTCGAGTACGCCTACGACGCCTCGGGGCCGGTCGTCGCGGACGGTACCGTCGTCGCCGGCCGGTCCGTTCGGGCGCTGTCCGTCGACGACGGCGGCGAGCAGTGGGTCCACGAGGGTCCTCCCCGAACCAGTCCCCTCGCGGTCGGCGACGGTGCCGTCGCGTTCGGGACGCCGGAGGACGTTCGCGCCCTCGAGGCGGGAAGCGGTGAGGTTCGGTGGACCGTCTCGTCCGACGGCGATATCTGGCACGGGGGGCCGACCGTCGCGGACGGTCAAGTGTACGCGACGAACGGGCAGCTACACGCGATCGACGCGGCCGCGGGCGAGGTTCGCTGGACGGCTGACGTCGGGGGACCGCTGGCGGGGCCGCCCCCAGTCTCCGACGGCGTCGTCGTGGCCGGCGGCGACCCGCTCCGCGCGATCGACGCCGAGACGGGGACCGTCCGGTGGAGCGTCTCCGGCGGCGAACCAGTCGCTGCCGCGGCGATCGCTCACGATACCGTCTTCGCACTCACCCCCTCTCAACTGGTCGCGCTCGACCTGGCCGAAGGACGCACGCGCTGGTTCGCGCCGGGCCCCTTCCACGGGGAGCGGATCGCCGTCGGGAACGGATCGGTGTACGCACAGCGCGCCAACGATTATCGAACGGTCTCTATCGACGCCGCGAACGGCAACGCCGAGTGGGTGTCCGGAGCGACCGACGGCGTACTCGGGCCACTGTCGGTCTCGGACGGAGTGTTGGTCGTCACCAGCGAACAGGGAACTCTCTACGGGTTCGACACGGAGACGGGCGAGACACTATGGGCGATGAGCGTTCCGTCGGGCGTTCCGGGATCGCTCTCGGTGGCGGACGGCGTCGCCTATTTCAATGAACCCAACGGACCGTTGCGCGCACTGAGCGGCGGAGACTGA
- a CDS encoding creatininase family protein, whose amino-acid sequence MDLTTATWTDVRDLETDLAVVPVGSTEQHGPHAPLGTDVLTAEGIADAGIERVDREVVRAPAIPVGIAKEHRQFPGTMWVSEDTFRDYVGEAVESLAHHGIDRVVLVNGHGGNVDALREVGGRLTRDGDAYAVPFTWFEGVGEHTADMGHGGPLETALLRHLEPELIREDRIDEARSGAADGWGDWTSYVNLAYDAAEFTENGVVGDPDEGDAQRGEELCELAADALARLLEAVAERDVSRPERR is encoded by the coding sequence ATGGACCTCACAACGGCGACGTGGACGGACGTTCGGGACCTCGAGACGGACCTCGCGGTCGTCCCCGTCGGGAGCACGGAACAGCACGGCCCCCACGCGCCCCTCGGGACGGACGTGCTGACCGCCGAGGGGATCGCCGACGCCGGGATCGAGCGGGTCGACCGCGAGGTCGTGCGCGCGCCGGCGATTCCGGTCGGAATCGCCAAGGAGCACCGCCAGTTCCCCGGAACGATGTGGGTCTCCGAGGACACCTTCCGCGACTACGTCGGCGAGGCCGTCGAGAGCCTCGCTCACCACGGGATCGATCGCGTCGTCCTCGTCAACGGCCACGGCGGCAACGTCGACGCCCTCCGCGAGGTCGGCGGCCGCCTCACGCGGGACGGCGACGCCTACGCCGTCCCCTTCACCTGGTTCGAGGGCGTCGGCGAACACACCGCCGATATGGGTCACGGCGGCCCCCTCGAGACGGCGCTCCTGCGCCACCTCGAGCCGGAACTGATCCGCGAGGACCGAATCGACGAGGCTCGATCCGGCGCTGCCGACGGCTGGGGCGACTGGACGAGTTACGTCAACTTAGCCTACGACGCGGCGGAATTCACGGAAAACGGTGTCGTCGGCGATCCCGACGAGGGCGACGCTCAGCGTGGCGAAGAACTGTGCGAGCTGGCCGCCGACGCGCTGGCTCGGTTGCTCGAGGCGGTCGCCGAGCGAGACGTCTCGCGGCCCGAGCGCCGATAG
- a CDS encoding DUF5789 family protein translates to MPEDSRELGVELGDLQETLENEEYPIGHDELLEKHGDETVEMSGNTTTLEDLIGPLGEDEYRDYGAVEQAITNMVSDEAIGRKNYSDRTPPAAGEDRQDEGAPDQDDQEGQESF, encoded by the coding sequence ATGCCCGAAGACAGCCGCGAACTCGGCGTCGAACTCGGCGACCTGCAGGAGACGCTCGAGAACGAGGAGTATCCGATCGGTCACGACGAGTTACTCGAGAAACACGGCGACGAAACGGTCGAGATGAGCGGCAACACGACGACGCTCGAGGACCTCATCGGGCCGCTGGGCGAGGACGAGTACCGGGATTACGGGGCGGTCGAGCAAGCGATCACGAACATGGTCAGCGACGAGGCCATCGGTCGGAAGAACTACAGCGATCGCACGCCGCCCGCGGCGGGCGAAGACCGGCAGGACGAGGGGGCCCCGGATCAGGACGACCAGGAAGGGCAGGAATCGTTCTAG
- a CDS encoding DUF192 domain-containing protein has translation MALEYVWKGLLVIAVLSVAGVVLVQAGLVSVPWGPDEGAVRVFNDGADGDRDPKTAVDVAVADDPAERYTGLSDHDSLESGDGMLFVHGEEQELTYVMREMDFDIDIIFIGADREITQIHHARAPEPGEDGEELRYSGRGKWVLEVPRGYANETGIEVGDEVEIDLESNRMIATRSDSVTLERAAAIAERETIAPAAVAAERTSVRR, from the coding sequence ATGGCACTCGAGTACGTCTGGAAGGGGCTACTCGTGATCGCCGTTCTCTCTGTCGCCGGGGTCGTCCTCGTTCAGGCGGGTCTCGTCTCGGTTCCGTGGGGTCCCGACGAGGGGGCGGTCCGCGTCTTCAATGACGGAGCCGACGGCGACCGCGACCCGAAGACCGCCGTCGACGTGGCAGTTGCAGACGACCCCGCCGAACGCTATACCGGACTGAGCGACCACGACTCGCTCGAGTCGGGTGACGGAATGTTGTTCGTCCACGGCGAGGAACAGGAGTTGACCTACGTGATGCGCGAGATGGACTTCGATATCGACATCATCTTCATCGGTGCGGATCGCGAGATCACGCAGATCCATCACGCCCGCGCGCCCGAACCCGGCGAGGACGGGGAGGAACTCCGATACTCCGGGCGCGGAAAGTGGGTCCTCGAGGTGCCACGCGGCTACGCGAACGAGACCGGCATCGAGGTCGGCGACGAGGTCGAGATCGACCTCGAGTCGAACCGGATGATCGCCACCCGGAGCGACTCCGTGACGCTCGAGCGGGCCGCCGCGATCGCGGAGCGCGAGACGATTGCCCCGGCAGCGGTCGCCGCCGAACGTACGTCGGTTCGTCGATAA
- a CDS encoding alpha/beta fold hydrolase encodes MVSCDDLEHGRARVNGTKLHYVTAGDGPPLVLLHGWPQTWYEWRDVIPALADEYTVIAPDLRGLGDSETPVSGYDKDTVATDVRELLTHLGHGDDPIALVGHDWGMPTAYAYAAQYRDDVRALCVLEAGLPGINEDEKRKLWHTRFHSVRDLPERLVAGRERLYLDWFYGEGAYDPSAIDDDAREEYVRCYSQAGGLRGGFEYYRAYETDAEHNRDHAEDPLEVPVLALGGAASFRDLPIRDMEAVATDVEGEVVDRAGHWIPEERPAYFVERLTEFLEDTT; translated from the coding sequence ATGGTCTCATGTGACGACCTCGAGCACGGACGGGCCCGCGTCAACGGAACGAAACTCCACTACGTGACCGCCGGCGACGGACCGCCGCTGGTGTTGCTCCACGGCTGGCCACAGACGTGGTACGAGTGGCGGGACGTCATTCCGGCGTTGGCCGACGAATACACCGTCATCGCACCCGATCTCCGCGGACTGGGCGATTCCGAAACGCCCGTTTCGGGGTACGACAAGGACACCGTCGCGACCGACGTCCGGGAACTCCTCACCCACCTCGGCCACGGCGACGACCCGATCGCGCTCGTCGGCCACGACTGGGGGATGCCGACGGCCTACGCCTACGCCGCCCAGTACCGCGACGACGTGCGCGCGCTCTGCGTGCTCGAGGCCGGGCTACCGGGGATCAACGAGGACGAGAAACGCAAGCTCTGGCACACGCGCTTTCACAGCGTTCGCGACCTCCCGGAGCGGCTGGTCGCCGGCCGAGAGCGGCTCTATCTCGACTGGTTCTACGGCGAGGGCGCGTACGATCCCTCGGCGATCGACGACGACGCCCGCGAGGAGTACGTCCGCTGTTACTCGCAGGCCGGCGGACTGCGGGGCGGCTTCGAGTACTACCGCGCCTACGAGACCGACGCCGAGCACAACCGGGACCACGCCGAGGATCCGCTCGAGGTACCCGTCCTCGCCCTCGGCGGCGCGGCGTCCTTCCGGGACCTCCCGATCAGGGACATGGAAGCGGTCGCGACCGACGTCGAGGGCGAGGTCGTCGACCGCGCCGGCCACTGGATCCCTGAGGAACGGCCGGCATACTTCGTCGAGCGACTGACGGAGTTCCTCGAGGACACGACGTGA